A single region of the Ictalurus punctatus breed USDA103 chromosome 17, Coco_2.0, whole genome shotgun sequence genome encodes:
- the LOC108277596 gene encoding LOW QUALITY PROTEIN: cytochrome P450 2D17-like (The sequence of the model RefSeq protein was modified relative to this genomic sequence to represent the inferred CDS: substituted 1 base at 1 genomic stop codon), which produces MITAVFHQKVDGSSFTENQLLMHLLDLHFAGTDTTSNTLLTAFLYLITHSDVQEKCQQEIDTVLXGKAQASFEDRHNMPYTQAVIHESQRITNTVPLSVFHCTTRDTELMGYNIPKGTVIIPNLSSVLCEEGHWKFAHEFNPSNFLNEQGQFEKPEAFIPFSAGLRSCLGEGLACMELFLTFVTLLHRFQFIWPEDAGEPDFTPVYGITLTPKPYRMGVRLRQPAR; this is translated from the exons ATGATAACTGCTGTTTTTCATCAGAAAGTTGATGGCTCCTCTTTTACTGAGAATCAGCTCTTGATGCATTTGCTGGACCTACACTTTGCTGGGACTGATACCACATCCAACACCCTCCTTACAGCGTTCCTCTACCTTATCACTCATTCAGATGTTCAAG AGAAATGCCAGCAAGAGATTGACACGGTTCTGTAGGGAAAAGCTCAAGCGTCTTTTGAGGATAGACACAATATGCCATACACACAGGCTGTGATTCACGAGTCTCAGCGCATCACCAACACCGTCCCTCTGAGTGTGTTCCACTGCACCACAAGAGATACTGAACTGATGGGCTACAACATCCCAA AGGGCACTGTCATCATCCCTAACCTTTCCTCAGTGCTGTGTGAAGAAGGCCATTGGAAGTTTGCTCATGAATTTAATCCATCAAACTTTCTAAATGAACAGGGACAGTTTGAGAAGCCTGAAGCCTTCATACCATTTTCTGCTG gTCTTCGGTCATGTCTCGGTGAAGGCCTGGCTTGCATGGAGCTCTTCCTCACTTTTGTCACTCTGCTGCACCGCTTCCAGTTCATTTGGCCTGAAGATGCAGGAGAACCAGACTTCACTCCTGTGTATGGAATCACACTTACACCCAAACCATACAGGATGGGAGTCAGGCTGAGACAGCCAGCTAGATAA